The genomic region CGACCCGACGGTCAGCAGCGCGACGAGCAGGACGGCGGCGTAGACGGCGAAGACGACTGTCACGGCGGCCGGCCCGGCACCCCAGAGCTCCTCGTAGACGGGGAAGATCGGCGACGGGGCGGCGCTCGCGGCCACGAGCAGGCCGAGGGTCAGCGCGACGAGGGTGAGACCCGTCCGGGGGCTGGTTCGGGGGAACGTCCTGAGGGACACGGGGGGCTCCAGGAACTCGGGGAGGTGTCGTCGGGAAACTACCCCGCCCGACTCGCTAACGCAACGCGGATTGCGTTAAGGTTCTTCCATGACGCCGACGATGACGCGCCCGGGAGGACGCAGCGCCAAGGTCACGGCCGCGGTCCACCACGCCGTGCTCGACCTCCTCACCGCCGGCGAGGCCGTCACCATCCCCGCCGTCGCCGCCCGCGCCGGGGTCAACCCCACCAGCCTGTACCGGCGCTGGGGCGACGTCGGGCGACTGCTCGCCGACACCGCCCTCGCCCGGTTCGGCACCAGCGGCGACGTGCCCGACACCGGCTCCCTCACCGGCGACCTGCTCGCCTGGGGGACGGCCCTGGTCGCCGAGGCCGCGCACCCCGCCGAGCTCGCGCTGCTGCGCGCCGCCGTCGCCGCCGAACCCGTCGACCCCGGCGCCCCCGAGGGGTTCGAGTCCGCGTGCTCGGCCTGC from Kineococcus rhizosphaerae harbors:
- a CDS encoding TetR-like C-terminal domain-containing protein; translation: MTPTMTRPGGRSAKVTAAVHHAVLDLLTAGEAVTIPAVAARAGVNPTSLYRRWGDVGRLLADTALARFGTSGDVPDTGSLTGDLLAWGTALVAEAAHPAELALLRAAVAAEPVDPGAPEGFESACSACLVGRSTQVEAILAAAQARGEEVPTSTRVLDHLVAPVYLRALFGLPAPSVEVLVELLVERLVAPATAQAAPSALG